In the Theobroma cacao cultivar B97-61/B2 chromosome 1, Criollo_cocoa_genome_V2, whole genome shotgun sequence genome, one interval contains:
- the LOC18613806 gene encoding uncharacterized protein LOC18613806, translating to METSGIVYRRVPRLAGIRVDFGGRFSRELNLGVGDSRVSVRPRNSCGKLSCQFSDSGHIQYYVSPRAGAAKKKEKEKSCEIKRVKTKLKFIKRLSKDLSMLPRMADGEDIGIGLMGEVKTTMISEASDVLLAQLQQLRSEQKELKGKLKEERARLKATLEKSESSSSSESSDSECGKVVDMKRLRSNALKPLQDLEAPSDNALKRTEDMEAAPTVTEEGTLANSVMELGNKHRALADMEAPMVTEEATLASSLMELENSDSSPQIRIQEPCSGFGSECCSSNGFKDDISNRIVEGASTKKIEICMGGKCKKLGAAALLEEFERKVGAEGTVVGCKCMGKCKTAPNVRVCDSPSGIEARSIQDSIRIGINPTCTSVGLQDVDLIVANLLGKGIDDECLMLSP from the exons ATGGAGACCTCCGGCATCGTTTACAGGAGAGTTCCAAGGTTGGCGGGGATTAGAGTTGATTTTGGTGGTCGGTTTTCCAGGGAATTGAATCTTGGTGTTGGAGATTCCAGGGTTTCTGTTAGGCCCAGGAATTCTTGCGGGAAATTGAGTTGTCAGTTTTCTGATTCAGGGCATATTCAGTATTATGTATCGCCAAGGGCTGGTGCTGccaagaagaaagagaaggaaaagagCTGTGAGATTAAAAGAGTCAAGACGAAGTTGAAGTTTATTAAGAGATTGTCCAAAGACTTGTCTATGCTTCCTCGGATGGCTGACGGAGAGGATATTGGGATTGGATTGATGGGTGAAGTTAAGACGACGATGATTTCt GAAGCAAGCGATGTTTTGCTGGCACAACTGCAACAGTTGAGATCAGAACAAAAAGAGTTGAAGGGAAAATTGAAAGAGGAACGAGCCCGGCTCAAAGCCACTCTGGAGAAATCAGAATCATCATCCTCCTCTGAGTCAAGTGACAGCGAATGTGGGAAGGTAGTTGACATGAAAAGGCTGAGAAGCAATGCTTTGAAACCATTACAAGACTTAGAAGCACCGAGTGACAATGCTTTGAAACGAACAGAAGACATGGAAGCAGCACCGACGGTGACTGAGGAAGGAACATTAGCTAACTCAGTTATGGAACTAGGAAACAAGCATCGAGCACTAGCAGACATGGAAGCACCAATGGTAACAGAGGAAGCAACATTAGCTAGCTCACTCATGGAACTGGAAAACTCAGATTCGAGCCCCCAAATTCGGATACAAGAACCTTGCTCTGGATTTGGTAGTGAATGTTGCAGTTCAAATGGCTTCAAGGATGATATAAGTAACAGAATTGTGGAAGGAGCATCGaccaagaagattgaaatttgcATGGGTGGCAAGTGTAAGAAGCTGGGAGCTGCTGCCTTGTTAGAAGAATTTGAGAGGAAGGTTGGTGCAGAGGGCACTGTTGTTGGGTGCAAATGCATGGGGAAGTGCAAGACCGCTCCAAATGTAAGGGTCTGTGACTCTCCAAGTGGAATTGAAGCAAGAAGCATTCAAGACTCTATCAGAATTGGGATTAACCCTACATGCACTAGTGTTGGATTGCAAGACGTGGATCTGATTGTTGCAAATCTTTTGGGCAAAGGCATTGATGATGAATGCCTGATGCTCTCTCCTTGA